One region of Desmodus rotundus isolate HL8 chromosome 11, HLdesRot8A.1, whole genome shotgun sequence genomic DNA includes:
- the ANKRD6 gene encoding ankyrin repeat domain-containing protein 6 isoform X1: protein MTSSGLEWDNYEFEPVETSSLEYATPGANSLLLPVNPVNSHWSSNAISDWSMSNHTAPISEIVQDPVATVKGMKEENNKENQRRKARKNPRRPETEKEGGQTALHRATVVGNTEVIAALIQEGCALDRQDKDGNTALHEASWHGFSQSVKLLVKAGANVLAKNKAGNTALHLACQNSHSQSARVLLLGGSRADLKNNAGDTCLHVAARYNHLSIIKLLLSAFCSVHEKNQAGDTALHVAASLNHKKVVRILLEAGADGTVVNDAGQTPLEAARYHNNPEVALLLTKAPQVLRFSRGRSLRKKRERLKEERRAQSVPRDEVAQSKGSVSAGDTPSSDKAAPRKEEAREDFLSASPEPQVKDNRQRKSRPKVSAFSDPTPPADQQPGHQKNLHTHSHPKKRPRHRCSPPPPPHEFRAYQLYTLYRGKDGKVMQAPINGCRCEPLINKLENQLEATVEEIKAELGSVQDKMNTKLGHMENKTQHQMRVLDKLMVERLAAERTECLARLQQHSDTEKREGGKRQLSLVDELKTWCMLKIQNLELKLSGDSRASRAKSTPSTSESSTGVDPSVVTAGPVAALDSSPQVVRPKEKALNSTATHRLQQELSSSDCTGSRLRNVKVQTASLPLKEAARGDQQAGPCVDRGTQTKKSAKSGQTRHRAQQPAPSNTCGQPPPATGSKQAAPHVRDTSQALEITQYFFEAVATQMEKWYERKIEEARSQASQKAQQDKATLKEHIKSLEEELAKLRTEVQKENQDLGSGPRKDS, encoded by the exons ATGACCTCCAGTGGCCTGGAGTGGGATAATTATGAATTTGAACCTGTGGAAACCAGTTCTTTAGAATATGCCACTCCAGGAGCAAATTCCCTGTTGCTTCCTGTCAATCCTGTCAACTCTCATTGGAGCTCTAATGCCATCTCTGATTGGTCAATGAGCAATCACACAGCCCCCATCTCAGAGATAGTCCAGGACCCTGTGGCCACGGTAAAAGgcatgaaggaagaaaataataaggaaaaccAGAGAAGAAAGGCTAGGAAGAACCCTAGAAGaccagagacagaaaaagag GGGGGTCAGACCGCCTTGCACCGGGCCACGGTGGTGGGGAACACAGAGGTCATCGCGGCGCTCATCCAGGAGGGCTGCGCCTTGGACCGGCAAGACAAG GATGGGAATACGGCCCTGCATGAAGCATCCTGGCATGGGTTCAGCCAGTCAGTCAAGCTGCTCGTTAAAGCAGGTGCCAACGTGCTGGCCAAGAACAAG GCAGGGAACACGGCCCTGCACCTGGCCTGCCAGAACAGCCACTCCCAGAGCGCACGCGTCCTCCTGCTGGGCGGCTCCCGCGCCGACCTCAAAAATAAC GCAGGCGACACCTGTTTGCACGTTGCTGCGCGCTATAATCACTTGTCCATCATTAAGCTCCTCCTCAGTGCTTTCTGTTCTGTCCATGAAAAGAACCAG GCTGGAGACACAGCACTTCATGTGGCTGCTTCCCTAAATCACAAGAAGGTGGTTAGAATCTTACTGGAGGCTGGAGCAGATGGGACCGTCGTTAATGAT GCAGGCCAAACCCCACTGGAGGCTGCCCGCTACCACAATAATCCAGAAGTTGCTCTTCTCCTCACTAAAGCTCCTCAG GTCTTGCGCTTCAGTCGTGGGCGAAGcctgaggaaaaagagagagaggctcaAGGAAGAGAGGCGAGCGCAGTCTGTGCCAAGAGATGAGGTGGCACAAAGCAAG gGAAGTGTCTCGGCAGGAGACACTCCTAGTAGTGATAAGGCTGCACCCAGAAAAGAAGAGGCCAGAGAAGATTTCCTGTCAgcctccccagagccccaggtGAAGGACAACAGGCAGAGAAAGTCAAGGCCCAAG GTGTCAGCGTTTtctgaccccaccccacctgcagaCCAACAGCCTGGACACCAGAAGAACTTGCATACTCATAGTCACCCTAAAAAGAGGCCCAGGCATCGGtgttcacccccaccccctccccatgagTTCAGGGCATACCAGCTGTACACGCTGTACCGGGGCAAGGACGGGAAAGTGATGCAG GCACCAATAAATGGTTGTCGATGTGAGCCCCTCATCAACAAGCTGGAGAATCAGCTGGAAGCAACTGTGGAGGAGATCAAAGCAGAGCTGGGATCGGTTCAGgataaaatgaacacaaaactgGGGCACATGGAGAATAAGACCCAGCATCAA ATGCGTGTTCTGGACAAGCTGATGGTGGAGCGACTCGCAGCAGAGAGAACAGAGTGTCTGGCCCGCCTGCAGCAGCACTCAGACACAGAGAAGCGTGAGGGAGGGAAGCGACAG cTGTCCTTGGTGGATGAATTAAAAACCTGGTGCATGTTAAAGATTCAGAATCTGGAACTGAAGCTTTCTGGAGATTCTAGGGCCTCTAGGGCTAAATCCACACCATCTACTTCTGAGTCCTCTACAG GTGTGGATCCATCAGTGGTGACTGCAGGTCCAGTGGCAGCTTTGGACAGTTCCCCTCAGGTGGTCAGGCCCAAGGAAAAGGCCCTCAACTCCACTGCTACCCACAGACTCCAGCAGGAGCTATCTTCCTCAGACTGTACAGGCTCCCGACTGAGGAACGTCAAAGTCCAGACAGCCTCGCTACCTTTGAAGGAGGCAGCGAGAGGTGATCAGCAGGCTGGGCCCTGTGTCGACAGAGGCACACAAACCAAGAAGTCTGCGAAAAGTGGGCAGACAAGGCATCGAGCCCAGCAACCAGCACCCAGCAACACGTGCGGGCAGCCACCACCAGCAACAGGCAGCAAGCAGGCTGCCCCTCATGTTCGAGACACCTCTCAAGCTCTAGAGATTACGCAGTACTTTTTTGAGGCTGTGGCCACCCAGATGGAAAAGTGGTATGAAAGAAAGATTGAAGAAGCACGAAGCCAAGCCAGCCAGAAAGCCCAGCAAGACAAGGCCACACTGAAGGAACATATTAAAAGTTTGGAAGAGGAACTTGCTAAGCTCAGGACTGAGGTGCAGAAGGAAAATCAGGACCTGGGAAGTGGCCCAAGAAAGGATTCTTGA
- the ANKRD6 gene encoding ankyrin repeat domain-containing protein 6 isoform X3, whose product MTSSGLEWDNYEFEPVETSSLEYATPGANSLLLPVNPVNSHWSSNAISDWSMSNHTAPISEIVQDPVATVKGMKEENNKENQRRKARKNPRRPETEKEGGQTALHRATVVGNTEVIAALIQEGCALDRQDKDGNTALHEASWHGFSQSVKLLVKAGANVLAKNKAGNTALHLACQNSHSQSARVLLLGGSRADLKNNAGDTCLHVAARYNHLSIIKLLLSAFCSVHEKNQAGDTALHVAASLNHKKVVRILLEAGADGTVVNDAGQTPLEAARYHNNPEVALLLTKAPQGSVSAGDTPSSDKAAPRKEEAREDFLSASPEPQVKDNRQRKSRPKVSAFSDPTPPADQQPGHQKNLHTHSHPKKRPRHRCSPPPPPHEFRAYQLYTLYRGKDGKVMQAPINGCRCEPLINKLENQLEATVEEIKAELGSVQDKMNTKLGHMENKTQHQMRVLDKLMVERLAAERTECLARLQQHSDTEKREGGKRQLSLVDELKTWCMLKIQNLELKLSGDSRASRAKSTPSTSESSTGVDPSVVTAGPVAALDSSPQVVRPKEKALNSTATHRLQQELSSSDCTGSRLRNVKVQTASLPLKEAARGDQQAGPCVDRGTQTKKSAKSGQTRHRAQQPAPSNTCGQPPPATGSKQAAPHVRDTSQALEITQYFFEAVATQMEKWYERKIEEARSQASQKAQQDKATLKEHIKSLEEELAKLRTEVQKENQDLGSGPRKDS is encoded by the exons ATGACCTCCAGTGGCCTGGAGTGGGATAATTATGAATTTGAACCTGTGGAAACCAGTTCTTTAGAATATGCCACTCCAGGAGCAAATTCCCTGTTGCTTCCTGTCAATCCTGTCAACTCTCATTGGAGCTCTAATGCCATCTCTGATTGGTCAATGAGCAATCACACAGCCCCCATCTCAGAGATAGTCCAGGACCCTGTGGCCACGGTAAAAGgcatgaaggaagaaaataataaggaaaaccAGAGAAGAAAGGCTAGGAAGAACCCTAGAAGaccagagacagaaaaagag GGGGGTCAGACCGCCTTGCACCGGGCCACGGTGGTGGGGAACACAGAGGTCATCGCGGCGCTCATCCAGGAGGGCTGCGCCTTGGACCGGCAAGACAAG GATGGGAATACGGCCCTGCATGAAGCATCCTGGCATGGGTTCAGCCAGTCAGTCAAGCTGCTCGTTAAAGCAGGTGCCAACGTGCTGGCCAAGAACAAG GCAGGGAACACGGCCCTGCACCTGGCCTGCCAGAACAGCCACTCCCAGAGCGCACGCGTCCTCCTGCTGGGCGGCTCCCGCGCCGACCTCAAAAATAAC GCAGGCGACACCTGTTTGCACGTTGCTGCGCGCTATAATCACTTGTCCATCATTAAGCTCCTCCTCAGTGCTTTCTGTTCTGTCCATGAAAAGAACCAG GCTGGAGACACAGCACTTCATGTGGCTGCTTCCCTAAATCACAAGAAGGTGGTTAGAATCTTACTGGAGGCTGGAGCAGATGGGACCGTCGTTAATGAT GCAGGCCAAACCCCACTGGAGGCTGCCCGCTACCACAATAATCCAGAAGTTGCTCTTCTCCTCACTAAAGCTCCTCAG gGAAGTGTCTCGGCAGGAGACACTCCTAGTAGTGATAAGGCTGCACCCAGAAAAGAAGAGGCCAGAGAAGATTTCCTGTCAgcctccccagagccccaggtGAAGGACAACAGGCAGAGAAAGTCAAGGCCCAAG GTGTCAGCGTTTtctgaccccaccccacctgcagaCCAACAGCCTGGACACCAGAAGAACTTGCATACTCATAGTCACCCTAAAAAGAGGCCCAGGCATCGGtgttcacccccaccccctccccatgagTTCAGGGCATACCAGCTGTACACGCTGTACCGGGGCAAGGACGGGAAAGTGATGCAG GCACCAATAAATGGTTGTCGATGTGAGCCCCTCATCAACAAGCTGGAGAATCAGCTGGAAGCAACTGTGGAGGAGATCAAAGCAGAGCTGGGATCGGTTCAGgataaaatgaacacaaaactgGGGCACATGGAGAATAAGACCCAGCATCAA ATGCGTGTTCTGGACAAGCTGATGGTGGAGCGACTCGCAGCAGAGAGAACAGAGTGTCTGGCCCGCCTGCAGCAGCACTCAGACACAGAGAAGCGTGAGGGAGGGAAGCGACAG cTGTCCTTGGTGGATGAATTAAAAACCTGGTGCATGTTAAAGATTCAGAATCTGGAACTGAAGCTTTCTGGAGATTCTAGGGCCTCTAGGGCTAAATCCACACCATCTACTTCTGAGTCCTCTACAG GTGTGGATCCATCAGTGGTGACTGCAGGTCCAGTGGCAGCTTTGGACAGTTCCCCTCAGGTGGTCAGGCCCAAGGAAAAGGCCCTCAACTCCACTGCTACCCACAGACTCCAGCAGGAGCTATCTTCCTCAGACTGTACAGGCTCCCGACTGAGGAACGTCAAAGTCCAGACAGCCTCGCTACCTTTGAAGGAGGCAGCGAGAGGTGATCAGCAGGCTGGGCCCTGTGTCGACAGAGGCACACAAACCAAGAAGTCTGCGAAAAGTGGGCAGACAAGGCATCGAGCCCAGCAACCAGCACCCAGCAACACGTGCGGGCAGCCACCACCAGCAACAGGCAGCAAGCAGGCTGCCCCTCATGTTCGAGACACCTCTCAAGCTCTAGAGATTACGCAGTACTTTTTTGAGGCTGTGGCCACCCAGATGGAAAAGTGGTATGAAAGAAAGATTGAAGAAGCACGAAGCCAAGCCAGCCAGAAAGCCCAGCAAGACAAGGCCACACTGAAGGAACATATTAAAAGTTTGGAAGAGGAACTTGCTAAGCTCAGGACTGAGGTGCAGAAGGAAAATCAGGACCTGGGAAGTGGCCCAAGAAAGGATTCTTGA
- the ANKRD6 gene encoding ankyrin repeat domain-containing protein 6 isoform X5 yields the protein MFLKTCPKVNWLHKLETGGGQTALHRATVVGNTEVIAALIQEGCALDRQDKDGNTALHEASWHGFSQSVKLLVKAGANVLAKNKAGNTALHLACQNSHSQSARVLLLGGSRADLKNNAGDTCLHVAARYNHLSIIKLLLSAFCSVHEKNQAGDTALHVAASLNHKKVVRILLEAGADGTVVNDAGQTPLEAARYHNNPEVALLLTKAPQVLRFSRGRSLRKKRERLKEERRAQSVPRDEVAQSKGSVSAGDTPSSDKAAPRKEEAREDFLSASPEPQVKDNRQRKSRPKVSAFSDPTPPADQQPGHQKNLHTHSHPKKRPRHRCSPPPPPHEFRAYQLYTLYRGKDGKVMQAPINGCRCEPLINKLENQLEATVEEIKAELGSVQDKMNTKLGHMENKTQHQMRVLDKLMVERLAAERTECLARLQQHSDTEKREGGKRQLSLVDELKTWCMLKIQNLELKLSGDSRASRAKSTPSTSESSTGVDPSVVTAGPVAALDSSPQVVRPKEKALNSTATHRLQQELSSSDCTGSRLRNVKVQTASLPLKEAARGDQQAGPCVDRGTQTKKSAKSGQTRHRAQQPAPSNTCGQPPPATGSKQAAPHVRDTSQALEITQYFFEAVATQMEKWYERKIEEARSQASQKAQQDKATLKEHIKSLEEELAKLRTEVQKENQDLGSGPRKDS from the exons ATGTTTTTAAAGACCTGTCCTAAGGTTAATTGGCTTCACAAGTTGGAAACAGGG GGGGGTCAGACCGCCTTGCACCGGGCCACGGTGGTGGGGAACACAGAGGTCATCGCGGCGCTCATCCAGGAGGGCTGCGCCTTGGACCGGCAAGACAAG GATGGGAATACGGCCCTGCATGAAGCATCCTGGCATGGGTTCAGCCAGTCAGTCAAGCTGCTCGTTAAAGCAGGTGCCAACGTGCTGGCCAAGAACAAG GCAGGGAACACGGCCCTGCACCTGGCCTGCCAGAACAGCCACTCCCAGAGCGCACGCGTCCTCCTGCTGGGCGGCTCCCGCGCCGACCTCAAAAATAAC GCAGGCGACACCTGTTTGCACGTTGCTGCGCGCTATAATCACTTGTCCATCATTAAGCTCCTCCTCAGTGCTTTCTGTTCTGTCCATGAAAAGAACCAG GCTGGAGACACAGCACTTCATGTGGCTGCTTCCCTAAATCACAAGAAGGTGGTTAGAATCTTACTGGAGGCTGGAGCAGATGGGACCGTCGTTAATGAT GCAGGCCAAACCCCACTGGAGGCTGCCCGCTACCACAATAATCCAGAAGTTGCTCTTCTCCTCACTAAAGCTCCTCAG GTCTTGCGCTTCAGTCGTGGGCGAAGcctgaggaaaaagagagagaggctcaAGGAAGAGAGGCGAGCGCAGTCTGTGCCAAGAGATGAGGTGGCACAAAGCAAG gGAAGTGTCTCGGCAGGAGACACTCCTAGTAGTGATAAGGCTGCACCCAGAAAAGAAGAGGCCAGAGAAGATTTCCTGTCAgcctccccagagccccaggtGAAGGACAACAGGCAGAGAAAGTCAAGGCCCAAG GTGTCAGCGTTTtctgaccccaccccacctgcagaCCAACAGCCTGGACACCAGAAGAACTTGCATACTCATAGTCACCCTAAAAAGAGGCCCAGGCATCGGtgttcacccccaccccctccccatgagTTCAGGGCATACCAGCTGTACACGCTGTACCGGGGCAAGGACGGGAAAGTGATGCAG GCACCAATAAATGGTTGTCGATGTGAGCCCCTCATCAACAAGCTGGAGAATCAGCTGGAAGCAACTGTGGAGGAGATCAAAGCAGAGCTGGGATCGGTTCAGgataaaatgaacacaaaactgGGGCACATGGAGAATAAGACCCAGCATCAA ATGCGTGTTCTGGACAAGCTGATGGTGGAGCGACTCGCAGCAGAGAGAACAGAGTGTCTGGCCCGCCTGCAGCAGCACTCAGACACAGAGAAGCGTGAGGGAGGGAAGCGACAG cTGTCCTTGGTGGATGAATTAAAAACCTGGTGCATGTTAAAGATTCAGAATCTGGAACTGAAGCTTTCTGGAGATTCTAGGGCCTCTAGGGCTAAATCCACACCATCTACTTCTGAGTCCTCTACAG GTGTGGATCCATCAGTGGTGACTGCAGGTCCAGTGGCAGCTTTGGACAGTTCCCCTCAGGTGGTCAGGCCCAAGGAAAAGGCCCTCAACTCCACTGCTACCCACAGACTCCAGCAGGAGCTATCTTCCTCAGACTGTACAGGCTCCCGACTGAGGAACGTCAAAGTCCAGACAGCCTCGCTACCTTTGAAGGAGGCAGCGAGAGGTGATCAGCAGGCTGGGCCCTGTGTCGACAGAGGCACACAAACCAAGAAGTCTGCGAAAAGTGGGCAGACAAGGCATCGAGCCCAGCAACCAGCACCCAGCAACACGTGCGGGCAGCCACCACCAGCAACAGGCAGCAAGCAGGCTGCCCCTCATGTTCGAGACACCTCTCAAGCTCTAGAGATTACGCAGTACTTTTTTGAGGCTGTGGCCACCCAGATGGAAAAGTGGTATGAAAGAAAGATTGAAGAAGCACGAAGCCAAGCCAGCCAGAAAGCCCAGCAAGACAAGGCCACACTGAAGGAACATATTAAAAGTTTGGAAGAGGAACTTGCTAAGCTCAGGACTGAGGTGCAGAAGGAAAATCAGGACCTGGGAAGTGGCCCAAGAAAGGATTCTTGA
- the ANKRD6 gene encoding ankyrin repeat domain-containing protein 6 isoform X2 — translation MSQQDAVAALSERLLIAAYKGQAENVVQLINKGAEVAVTKHGRTPLHLAANKGHLPVVQILLKAGCDLDVQDDGGQTALHRATVVGNTEVIAALIQEGCALDRQDKDGNTALHEASWHGFSQSVKLLVKAGANVLAKNKAGNTALHLACQNSHSQSARVLLLGGSRADLKNNAGDTCLHVAARYNHLSIIKLLLSAFCSVHEKNQAGDTALHVAASLNHKKVVRILLEAGADGTVVNDAGQTPLEAARYHNNPEVALLLTKAPQVLRFSRGRSLRKKRERLKEERRAQSVPRDEVAQSKGSVSAGDTPSSDKAAPRKEEAREDFLSASPEPQVKDNRQRKSRPKVSAFSDPTPPADQQPGHQKNLHTHSHPKKRPRHRCSPPPPPHEFRAYQLYTLYRGKDGKVMQAPINGCRCEPLINKLENQLEATVEEIKAELGSVQDKMNTKLGHMENKTQHQMRVLDKLMVERLAAERTECLARLQQHSDTEKREGGKRQLSLVDELKTWCMLKIQNLELKLSGDSRASRAKSTPSTSESSTGVDPSVVTAGPVAALDSSPQVVRPKEKALNSTATHRLQQELSSSDCTGSRLRNVKVQTASLPLKEAARGDQQAGPCVDRGTQTKKSAKSGQTRHRAQQPAPSNTCGQPPPATGSKQAAPHVRDTSQALEITQYFFEAVATQMEKWYERKIEEARSQASQKAQQDKATLKEHIKSLEEELAKLRTEVQKENQDLGSGPRKDS, via the exons GGGGGTCAGACCGCCTTGCACCGGGCCACGGTGGTGGGGAACACAGAGGTCATCGCGGCGCTCATCCAGGAGGGCTGCGCCTTGGACCGGCAAGACAAG GATGGGAATACGGCCCTGCATGAAGCATCCTGGCATGGGTTCAGCCAGTCAGTCAAGCTGCTCGTTAAAGCAGGTGCCAACGTGCTGGCCAAGAACAAG GCAGGGAACACGGCCCTGCACCTGGCCTGCCAGAACAGCCACTCCCAGAGCGCACGCGTCCTCCTGCTGGGCGGCTCCCGCGCCGACCTCAAAAATAAC GCAGGCGACACCTGTTTGCACGTTGCTGCGCGCTATAATCACTTGTCCATCATTAAGCTCCTCCTCAGTGCTTTCTGTTCTGTCCATGAAAAGAACCAG GCTGGAGACACAGCACTTCATGTGGCTGCTTCCCTAAATCACAAGAAGGTGGTTAGAATCTTACTGGAGGCTGGAGCAGATGGGACCGTCGTTAATGAT GCAGGCCAAACCCCACTGGAGGCTGCCCGCTACCACAATAATCCAGAAGTTGCTCTTCTCCTCACTAAAGCTCCTCAG GTCTTGCGCTTCAGTCGTGGGCGAAGcctgaggaaaaagagagagaggctcaAGGAAGAGAGGCGAGCGCAGTCTGTGCCAAGAGATGAGGTGGCACAAAGCAAG gGAAGTGTCTCGGCAGGAGACACTCCTAGTAGTGATAAGGCTGCACCCAGAAAAGAAGAGGCCAGAGAAGATTTCCTGTCAgcctccccagagccccaggtGAAGGACAACAGGCAGAGAAAGTCAAGGCCCAAG GTGTCAGCGTTTtctgaccccaccccacctgcagaCCAACAGCCTGGACACCAGAAGAACTTGCATACTCATAGTCACCCTAAAAAGAGGCCCAGGCATCGGtgttcacccccaccccctccccatgagTTCAGGGCATACCAGCTGTACACGCTGTACCGGGGCAAGGACGGGAAAGTGATGCAG GCACCAATAAATGGTTGTCGATGTGAGCCCCTCATCAACAAGCTGGAGAATCAGCTGGAAGCAACTGTGGAGGAGATCAAAGCAGAGCTGGGATCGGTTCAGgataaaatgaacacaaaactgGGGCACATGGAGAATAAGACCCAGCATCAA ATGCGTGTTCTGGACAAGCTGATGGTGGAGCGACTCGCAGCAGAGAGAACAGAGTGTCTGGCCCGCCTGCAGCAGCACTCAGACACAGAGAAGCGTGAGGGAGGGAAGCGACAG cTGTCCTTGGTGGATGAATTAAAAACCTGGTGCATGTTAAAGATTCAGAATCTGGAACTGAAGCTTTCTGGAGATTCTAGGGCCTCTAGGGCTAAATCCACACCATCTACTTCTGAGTCCTCTACAG GTGTGGATCCATCAGTGGTGACTGCAGGTCCAGTGGCAGCTTTGGACAGTTCCCCTCAGGTGGTCAGGCCCAAGGAAAAGGCCCTCAACTCCACTGCTACCCACAGACTCCAGCAGGAGCTATCTTCCTCAGACTGTACAGGCTCCCGACTGAGGAACGTCAAAGTCCAGACAGCCTCGCTACCTTTGAAGGAGGCAGCGAGAGGTGATCAGCAGGCTGGGCCCTGTGTCGACAGAGGCACACAAACCAAGAAGTCTGCGAAAAGTGGGCAGACAAGGCATCGAGCCCAGCAACCAGCACCCAGCAACACGTGCGGGCAGCCACCACCAGCAACAGGCAGCAAGCAGGCTGCCCCTCATGTTCGAGACACCTCTCAAGCTCTAGAGATTACGCAGTACTTTTTTGAGGCTGTGGCCACCCAGATGGAAAAGTGGTATGAAAGAAAGATTGAAGAAGCACGAAGCCAAGCCAGCCAGAAAGCCCAGCAAGACAAGGCCACACTGAAGGAACATATTAAAAGTTTGGAAGAGGAACTTGCTAAGCTCAGGACTGAGGTGCAGAAGGAAAATCAGGACCTGGGAAGTGGCCCAAGAAAGGATTCTTGA
- the LYRM2 gene encoding LYR motif-containing protein 2 produces the protein MAASRLPAAALTLKQFLRRQQVLLLYRRILQAIQQVPNDSDRKYLKDWTREEFKRNKSATEEDTIRMMITQGNMQLKELQKTLALAKA, from the exons ATGGCTGCTTCTCGCTTACCCGCAGCAGCACTAACGCTGAAGCAG TTCTTGAGAAGGCAACAAGTTCTCCTTCTCTACCGAAGGATTTTGCAAGCAATCCAGCAAGTTCCAAATGATTCTGATCGCAAATATCTGAAGGACTGGACACGGgaagaattcaaaagaaacaaaagtgccACCGAAGAG GATACAATCCGGATGATGATTACACAAGGCAACATGCAGCTCAAGGAGTTACAGAAAACACTTGCTTTAGCAAAAGCTTAA